GAATTTTTAGATAATTAGTGGTACACTTAAATCAAGATAAAGAAACAAGCATTAACATCGCAGGGGACTCAACCATCTTGGCACGTTCCGTAAAGGAATGAAAGACCAGGTGAGTCCTGGCAAATGCAAAATCGAGTAACGCCGGCAACGGCAGTGAAAGTGAATTGCAGGGATGACATTTGGACAGCGGGACGACAGATCGGAAAACGGATGTAATGAATTGTAATCCGATAACGGTTATGAAGACCTTTAAGGTTCAATGAACAAAACTCATTCCATTGATTTCAGAAACAAAGCGCGGAAAAGAAAGCAGTACTTCTTTTCTTACCAGAAACGAAGAGATCGATGAAATAGGTTCAAAGAAACCCGAGAGGAAACCAAATCGATTATATGGAAAACATCCCCCATTACACATCGTATTCTGTAAAACCGAACCAACGTTCATCTGCTCAAACCAAAATCGGGAAAGGTAACAACCACCACCCGCATGAAACATGGAAAGATGGAAACACGGAAACATGAGAACGTCGAAAGTGGCAACACAAGTAAACAGTATTGTGTGAATGTGAAGAAATTGGAACATGGAACATGAATGATTGAGACGGCTCTTACGTTATGGAGAAGTGCCATAACAGAAAGCCAGATCAAAACGGAGCGTACACATATCATCACACAAACGGAATTGGAGTAAAATTGTTAGATCCTCCAGTCAAATCGTATAAGCGATCCGCTGGTTTCCAATAAAACCCGTTACCGTTAAATCATTTAGTGGTGATGTGGCATGGTTGAGCCCCCTGCGGTGTTAAAAATCCCCTCATTGCGAGGGGATTTTTTTTGCCTTTTTCGATAACCCATTACGCGCCACCCTGCGATATAGCTTCCCGTTCACGTAAAAAAACCGGGTAATGTGCCCGCCGCATTTTATCATTTTCCGTGCAATCCTGTTTACGCTGTGCTGGCGGCCCACCTTTTGGTCAGACAAATAAATGCCTAGCAGGCCTTTATTGATCATCCGGTGAAATTGACGATTCGGCAATTGATCAGTATGCTTATCCGCTTCCCGGATAAAATGCTTGAAACGCTCGAGCATTTCCCCGTCATGAGGGTAGTAAAAGCAAAAATTCAAATCACCGCCATCCCTGTCCTCTTCCTGGTCAATGAAATAATCCAATAAGATATGGAGCCCCTGTATATATGGAAAATAGCCGTTCATGACTTTTCGGGCCTGTTCCTCTGTAAACTCTTCCTTGAACCCGTAAGAAACAAGACAAAAGATTCCAAGAGTGGAACCAGCACATGCAGAAAATTCATACCATGTCATTTCAGGAAGGCTGCTCTTATTCTTTTCAAACCAGGCCTCCAGTCTTGGAACCCTTTCTTCCGCATGGACATGTTTATGTACCTGAAGATCACAGTAATAGTCCGCAAGTTGATAAAGCATCGGCGAAATCATTTCATAATGCGGAACCTGCGCCAAACTATTCTGGCAGGCAAGGACTAGGCTTTTCAAATATCCGCCAT
This is a stretch of genomic DNA from Bacillus marinisedimentorum. It encodes these proteins:
- a CDS encoding tetraprenyl-beta-curcumene synthase family protein, whose protein sequence is MAGIYTKVLPEVHNQLNRWKRRAESIPDPELRKQALASIQTKTFHCEGGSIYGILAGRDLKTSIEFITAYQTISDYLDNLCDRSTSQDADDFTALHESMLHALTPGAPTADYYRHRAEQNDGGYLKSLVLACQNSLAQVPHYEMISPMLYQLADYYCDLQVHKHVHAEERVPRLEAWFEKNKSSLPEMTWYEFSACAGSTLGIFCLVSYGFKEEFTEEQARKVMNGYFPYIQGLHILLDYFIDQEEDRDGGDLNFCFYYPHDGEMLERFKHFIREADKHTDQLPNRQFHRMINKGLLGIYLSDQKVGRQHSVNRIARKMIKCGGHITRFFYVNGKLYRRVARNGLSKKAKKIPSQ